A window of Echeneis naucrates chromosome 13, fEcheNa1.1, whole genome shotgun sequence contains these coding sequences:
- the sgcg gene encoding gamma-sarcoglycan: MVREEYVTTTQGSDAPRSVPDSVYKIGIYGWRKRCLYLFVLLLIIILVVNFALTIWILRVMWFNTEGMGLLQVHSDGVKLEEGESEFLFPVYAEEIHSREDSALLVHSLENVSLNARDENGDVTGRVSVGPKEAQGHVRNLLINSNNDNMLFTADGDRAVIGPDKLRVTGPEGALFQHSVEVPLLRSEPLKDLRLECPTRSLSMDAPKGVHIKALAGNIEAASNMDVILESSVGLLVLDAETVRMPSLPQSEGGVSGNAQNLYEVCVCPSGKLFLSKAEVISTCSENQEC, encoded by the exons ATGGTGCGGGAGGAGTATGTCACCACCACCCAGGGCAGCGACGCGCCCAGGTCGGTGCCCGACAGCGTCTATAAGATCGGCATCTATGGCTGGAGGAAGCGCTGCCTCTACCTGTTTGtcctgctgctcatcatcatcctggtGGTCAACTTTGCTCTCACCATCTGGATCCTCAGGGTGATGTGGTTCAACACG GAAGGGATGGGACTCCTACAAGTGCACTCAGATGGGGTCAAGCTGGAGGAGGGCGAGTCAgagtttctgtttcctgtctacGCAGAGGAGATCCACTCCAGAGAA gATTCCGCACTTTTAGTGCATTCGTTGGAAAACGTTTCCCTCAATGCGCGCGATGAAAATGGTGATGTCACAGGGAGGGTATCAGTGG GTCCTAAAGAGGCTCAGGGACACGTTCGAAATCTGCTCATTAACTCCAACAATGACAACATGCTGTTCACTGCAGATGGCGACCGGGCTGTGATTGGACCAGACAAGCTAAGAGTCACAG gTCCCGAGGGAGCACTCTTCCAGCATTCAGTGGAGGTGCCGCTGCTGAGGTCTGAACCTTTGAAAGACCTGAG GCTGGAGTGTCCCACTCGTTCTCTCAGTATGGACGCACCCAAAGGAGTTCATATCAAAGCCTTAGCTGGCAACATCGAAGCTGCTTCCAACATGGATGTTATTCTGGAGTCGAGTGTGGGATTG CTGGTGCTGGATGCCGAGACGGTGCGGATGCCGAGTCTGCCCCAGAGCGAAGGAGGTGTTTCTGGAAATGCTCAGAATCTCTACGAGGTCTGTGTCTGCCCCAGTGGCAAACTTTTCCTGTCCAAGGCTGAAGTCATCTCCACATGCAGTGAGAATCAAGAGTGCTAG
- the rps25 gene encoding small ribosomal subunit protein eS25, with product MPPKQDKKKDTGKSKKDKDPVNKSGGKAKKKKWSKGKVRDKLNNLVLFDKATYDKLYKEVPNYKLITPAVVSERLKIRGSLARNALQELLAKGMIKLVSKHRAQLIYTRNTKGGDEEAAAEKA from the exons ATG CCTCCCAAGCAAGACAAAAAGAAGGACACTGGCAAGTCCAAGAAGGACAAGGACCCAGTCAACAAGTCTGGAGGCAAAGCCAAGAAGAAG AAGTGGTCCAAGGGAAAAGTGAGGGACAAGCTCAACAACCTGGTCCTCTTCGACAAGGCTACCTACGACAAGCTGTACAAAGAAGTCCCCAACTACAAACTCATCACCCCTGCTGTTGTGTCAGAGAGGCTGAAGATCCGTGGCTCTCTGGCCAGGAATGCCCTCCAGGAACTGCTTGCCAAAG GCATGATCAAACTGGTGTCCAAACACAGAGCGCAGTTGATTTACACACGTAACACCAAGGGTGGAGATGAGGAGGCAGCAGCGGAGAAAGCATAA
- the trappc4 gene encoding trafficking protein particle complex subunit 4 isoform X4, giving the protein MVIFSVYVVNKAGGLIYQYDNYVPRAEAEKTFSHPLDLVLKHHDEKVVVSFGQRDGIRVGHAVLSINGVDVMGKNTADGKDILDSGIEMLETDVFKLHCFQTLTGIKFIVLADPRQSGIDALLRKIYEIYSDFALKNPFYSLEMPIRCELFDQNLKSALEIAEKAGNFGAGS; this is encoded by the exons ATGGTGATCttcagtgtgtatgtggtgAACAAGGCTGGAGGTTTAATTTACCAATATGACAACTACGTCCCGAGAGCGGAGGCCGAGAAAACATTTAGCCATCCTTTAGATCTGGTGCTCAAACACCACGACGAAAAGGTCGTCGTGTCGTTTGGACAGCGGGACGGAATCAGAG TGGGCCATGCAGTGCTATCCATCAACGGGGTTGACGTGATGGGGAAGAACACGGCAGACGGGAAAGACATCCTAGA CTCAGGGATCGAGATGCTAGAAACTGATGTCTTCAAACTGCACTGCTTCCAGACACTCACAG GGATAAAGTTCATTGTGCTGGCAGATCCTCGGCAATCTGGCATTGATGCTCTGTTGAGGAAGATTTATGAAATCTATTCAGATTTTGCCCTCAAGAATCCTTTCTACTCTTTGGAAATGCCAATTAG GTGTGAACTCTTTGATCAAAATCTGAAGAGTGCACTGGAGATTGCAGAGAAAGCAGGAAACTTTGGAGCAGGATCTTGA
- the trappc4 gene encoding trafficking protein particle complex subunit 4 isoform X5, whose protein sequence is MVIFSVYVVNKAGGLIYQYDNYVPRAEAEKTFSHPLDLVLKHHDEKVVVSFGQRDGIRGIKFIVLADPRQSGIDALLRKIYEIYSDFALKNPFYSLEMPIRCELFDQNLKSALEIAEKAGNFGAGS, encoded by the exons ATGGTGATCttcagtgtgtatgtggtgAACAAGGCTGGAGGTTTAATTTACCAATATGACAACTACGTCCCGAGAGCGGAGGCCGAGAAAACATTTAGCCATCCTTTAGATCTGGTGCTCAAACACCACGACGAAAAGGTCGTCGTGTCGTTTGGACAGCGGGACGGAATCAGAG GGATAAAGTTCATTGTGCTGGCAGATCCTCGGCAATCTGGCATTGATGCTCTGTTGAGGAAGATTTATGAAATCTATTCAGATTTTGCCCTCAAGAATCCTTTCTACTCTTTGGAAATGCCAATTAG GTGTGAACTCTTTGATCAAAATCTGAAGAGTGCACTGGAGATTGCAGAGAAAGCAGGAAACTTTGGAGCAGGATCTTGA
- the trappc4 gene encoding trafficking protein particle complex subunit 4 isoform X3, giving the protein MVIFSVYVVNKAGGLIYQYDNYVPRAEAEKTFSHPLDLVLKHHDEKVVVSFGQRDGIRVGHAVLSINGVDVMGRLFAIGSQLSPEVGSSGIEMLETDVFKLHCFQTLTGIKFIVLADPRQSGIDALLRKIYEIYSDFALKNPFYSLEMPIRCELFDQNLKSALEIAEKAGNFGAGS; this is encoded by the exons ATGGTGATCttcagtgtgtatgtggtgAACAAGGCTGGAGGTTTAATTTACCAATATGACAACTACGTCCCGAGAGCGGAGGCCGAGAAAACATTTAGCCATCCTTTAGATCTGGTGCTCAAACACCACGACGAAAAGGTCGTCGTGTCGTTTGGACAGCGGGACGGAATCAGAG TGGGCCATGCAGTGCTATCCATCAACGGGGTTGACGTGATGGG tagaTTGTTTGCTATTGGTTCACAGCTGTCTCCGGAAGTTGGTAGCTCAGGGATCGAGATGCTAGAAACTGATGTCTTCAAACTGCACTGCTTCCAGACACTCACAG GGATAAAGTTCATTGTGCTGGCAGATCCTCGGCAATCTGGCATTGATGCTCTGTTGAGGAAGATTTATGAAATCTATTCAGATTTTGCCCTCAAGAATCCTTTCTACTCTTTGGAAATGCCAATTAG GTGTGAACTCTTTGATCAAAATCTGAAGAGTGCACTGGAGATTGCAGAGAAAGCAGGAAACTTTGGAGCAGGATCTTGA
- the trappc4 gene encoding trafficking protein particle complex subunit 4 isoform X1 produces the protein MVIFSVYVVNKAGGLIYQYDNYVPRAEAEKTFSHPLDLVLKHHDEKVVVSFGQRDGIRVGHAVLSINGVDVMGKNTADGKDILEYLKDPSNYPVSIRFGRARLSSNEKLMLASMFHSLFAIGSQLSPEVGSSGIEMLETDVFKLHCFQTLTGIKFIVLADPRQSGIDALLRKIYEIYSDFALKNPFYSLEMPIRCELFDQNLKSALEIAEKAGNFGAGS, from the exons ATGGTGATCttcagtgtgtatgtggtgAACAAGGCTGGAGGTTTAATTTACCAATATGACAACTACGTCCCGAGAGCGGAGGCCGAGAAAACATTTAGCCATCCTTTAGATCTGGTGCTCAAACACCACGACGAAAAGGTCGTCGTGTCGTTTGGACAGCGGGACGGAATCAGAG TGGGCCATGCAGTGCTATCCATCAACGGGGTTGACGTGATGGGGAAGAACACGGCAGACGGGAAAGACATCCTAGAGTATTTGAAAGATCCGTCCAATTATCCAGTGTCGATCCGATTTGGACGAGCACGTCTGAGCTCCAACGAAAAGCTGATGCTGGCGTCCATGTTCCACTC aTTGTTTGCTATTGGTTCACAGCTGTCTCCGGAAGTTGGTAGCTCAGGGATCGAGATGCTAGAAACTGATGTCTTCAAACTGCACTGCTTCCAGACACTCACAG GGATAAAGTTCATTGTGCTGGCAGATCCTCGGCAATCTGGCATTGATGCTCTGTTGAGGAAGATTTATGAAATCTATTCAGATTTTGCCCTCAAGAATCCTTTCTACTCTTTGGAAATGCCAATTAG GTGTGAACTCTTTGATCAAAATCTGAAGAGTGCACTGGAGATTGCAGAGAAAGCAGGAAACTTTGGAGCAGGATCTTGA
- the trappc4 gene encoding trafficking protein particle complex subunit 4 isoform X2 has translation MVIFSVYVVNKAGGLIYQYDNYVPRAEAEKTFSHPLDLVLKHHDEKVVVSFGQRDGIRVGHAVLSINGVDVMGKNTADGKDILEYLKDPSNYPVSIRFGRARLSSNEKLMLASMFHSLFAIGSQLSPEVGSSGIEMLETDVFKLHCFQTLTEMPIRCELFDQNLKSALEIAEKAGNFGAGS, from the exons ATGGTGATCttcagtgtgtatgtggtgAACAAGGCTGGAGGTTTAATTTACCAATATGACAACTACGTCCCGAGAGCGGAGGCCGAGAAAACATTTAGCCATCCTTTAGATCTGGTGCTCAAACACCACGACGAAAAGGTCGTCGTGTCGTTTGGACAGCGGGACGGAATCAGAG TGGGCCATGCAGTGCTATCCATCAACGGGGTTGACGTGATGGGGAAGAACACGGCAGACGGGAAAGACATCCTAGAGTATTTGAAAGATCCGTCCAATTATCCAGTGTCGATCCGATTTGGACGAGCACGTCTGAGCTCCAACGAAAAGCTGATGCTGGCGTCCATGTTCCACTC aTTGTTTGCTATTGGTTCACAGCTGTCTCCGGAAGTTGGTAGCTCAGGGATCGAGATGCTAGAAACTGATGTCTTCAAACTGCACTGCTTCCAGACACTCAC GGAAATGCCAATTAG GTGTGAACTCTTTGATCAAAATCTGAAGAGTGCACTGGAGATTGCAGAGAAAGCAGGAAACTTTGGAGCAGGATCTTGA
- the slc37a4a gene encoding glucose-6-phosphate exchanger SLC37A4a, whose product MAKASYGYYRRTIFMAMFVGYTLYYFNRKTFSFVMPSLMQEIKLDKDDLGMITSSQSLAYAISKFISGVLSDQISARWLFSIGLFMVGGINVVFSWSSTVAVFSALWFLNGLGQGLGWPPCGRVLRKWFEPSQFGTWWAILSCSMNLAGSLGPIIATVLAESYSWRTILLVSGMICVAVSFVCLLVIKNEPRDVGLPNIEASAKKKKEGSSSNESSLSEFLLSPYLWLLSVSYLVVFGVKTVCTDWGQLFLIQDKGQSTLMGSSYMSALEVGGLLGSLAAGYFSDKAVARQGMRIYGNPRHFILICMMAGMFMSMYLFRVTVTPDSSKVWILILGAAFGFSSYGPIALFGVIANESAPSNYCGTSHAIVALMANIGGFLSGLPFSTIAKHHGWPTAFWVAEIICGVTTVGFFLLRNIQTKMGYSSKKTN is encoded by the exons ATGGCTAAAGCGAGTTATGGATACTACAGGAGAACTATATTTATGGCCATGTTTGTTGGCTACACGCTTTACTACTTTAACAGGAAGACTTTCTCCTTTGTGATGCCATCTTTGATGCAAGAAATTAAGCTGGATAAGGATGACCTGG GCATGATTACCAGCAGTCAGTCTTTGGCCTATGCTATCAGTAAGTTTATAAGCGGCGTGCTTTCAGACCAGATCAGCGCCCGTTGGCTCTTCTCCATCGGCCTGTTCATGGTGGGAGGCATCAATGTTGTCTTCTCCTGGTCCTCCACCGTTGCTGTTTTCTCTGCCCTGTGGTTTCTCAACGGTCTTGGCCAGGGCCTCGGCTGGCCTCCCTGTGGCAGGGTGCTGCGCAAG TGGTTTGAGCCCTCTCAGTTTGGGACATGGTGGGCCATTCTCTCCTGCAGCATGAATCTGGCTGGCAGCCTGGGCCCCATTATCGCCACAGTGCTGGCTGAAAGTTACAGCTGGAGGACGATACTGTTGGTCTCTGGAATGATTTGTGTGGCAGTctcctttgtctgtctgttggtaATCAAAAATGAGCCCAGGGATGTGGGTCTGCCTAATATCGAGGCATcagccaagaagaagaaagaag GATCCTCTAGCAATGAAAGCTCCCTGTCTGAGTTTCTGCTGTCTCCTTACCTGTGGCTGCTTTCTGTGTCCTACCTGGTGGTGTTTGGGGTGAAGACCGTTTGCACTGATTGGGGCCAGCTGTTTCTCATTCAGGACAAGGGCCAGTCCACACTCATGG GTAGTTCGTATATGAGTGCCCTGGAGGTTGGAGGCCTTTTGGGAAGTCTCGCAGCAGGTTACTTCTCAGACAAGGCTGTGGCTAGA CAAGGCATGAGAATCTATGGCAACCCTCGCCACTTCATCCTGATCTGCATGATGGCTGGGATGTTTATGTCCATGTACTTATTCAGAGTCACTGTTACTCCTGACAGCTCAAAG GTGTGGATACTCATCTTGGGTGCTGCTTTTGGTTTCTCCTCTTATGGCCCAATAGCATTGTTTGGCGTGATAGCCAATGAGAGTGCCCCATCCAACTACTGTGGGACATCACACGCCATTGTTGCTCTGATGGCCAACA TTGGTGGCTTCCTGTCTGGACTCCCATTTAGCACAATTGCCAAGCACCATGGCTGGCCTACGGCCTTCTGGGTAGCAGAGATCATCTGCGGTGTCACCACTGTTGGCTTCTTCCTGCTGCGCAACATCCAAACCAAGATGGGTTACAGTTCCAAGAAGACAAACTAA
- the cfap45 gene encoding cilia- and flagella-associated protein 45, protein MIMRLASSSAGSRSSSEARRYRTRAAMSQVDETLFGSRRPMLPGNSVSKAKDKTARNQEGQTVQIITKDLIRNLRIPWKDPSGESVILPAAEFKRITSKSQVLTKEQREALHQVYRKKKEEEIRVAEEKKRQICEADLSRKDNPALTELELEAQDRAQRLVERANALRLEQEEEIKKLNQLILGAQCQATCDVQIQEKKQIQAELLEEEKRLDTMMEVERCKALETMEQIEELRKQQRVSGRQQICHQIKQHLEEKQLQQEVKELEGLELRKKQEQMNQEDLKTLEERRRKQQLLHEEVMRINSETMRAKERRKEEEKLADMKDMEYIRKKMEREAEYEAEQRRIKKEKELEIARLRARQEKAKDYKAEQDELRARRNQDITDREWRRKEKELALKKAQEEAMLREARLEQVKCKEHFLSIEAGREKAEFERVLRAQQEGISKQMEEEERQRQKALRHSEAIRQQVKERELSAITRRRETFNEADRLVEEARQRRQRLDEIKEKKLKELKATGLAEKYCSEVERKARVCVKSV, encoded by the exons ATGATCATG AGATTGGCCTCCAGCTCCGCCGGCTCCAGGAGCAGCTCCGAAGCCCGCCGGTACCGAACCCGGGCCGCCATGTCTCAGGTGGACGAAACTTTGTTTGGGAGCCGAAGACCG ATGTTACCTGGAAATTCAGTCTCCAAAGCCAAGGATAAGACGGCCAGGAACCAAGAAGGACAGACTGTTCAAATCATCACAAAAGACCTCATTCGTAATCTCAG gATCCCGTGGAAGGATCCTTCTGGAGAGTCTGTCATTCTTCCAGCAGCTGAGTTTAAGCGGATCACCTCAAAATCCCAGGTTCTCACCaaggagcagagggaggccTTGCACCAGGTTTATcggaagaagaaggaggaagaaatc AGAGttgcagaagaaaagaagcgCCAAATCTGTGAAGCAGATCTGTCCCGCAAAGACAACCCTGCGCTGactgagctggagctggaggcccAGGACAGAGCACAGCGCTTGGTGGAGCGGGCCAATGCTTTGCGGTtggagcaagaggaggagatCAAGAAGCTCAACCAG CTGATTTTGGGTGCACAGTGCCAAGCCACCTGTGATGTCCAGATCCAAGAGAAGAAACAGATCCAAGCTGAGTtgttggaggaggagaagcgCCTGGACACCATGATGGAGGTAGAGCGCTGCAAAGCCTTGGAGACCATGGAACAGATAGAGGAGCTGCGCAAACAGCAGAGGGTCAG TGGAAGGCAACAAATATGCCATCAAATCAAACAGCATCTGGAGGAGAAGCAGCTGCAACAAGAGGTGAAAGAGCTGGAGGGACTAGAGTTAAGGAAGAAGCAGGAGCAAATGAACCAGGAAGACCTCAAG ACTCTGGAGGAGAGGCGGAGGAAACAGCAGCTTCTGCACGAGGAAGTCATGCGAATCAACAGTGAAACTATGCGGgccaaagagaggaggaaagaggaggagaagctggCTGACATGAAAGATATGGAATACATTCGCAAAAAAATG GAGCGTGAGGCTGAATatgaagcagagcagagacgAATCAAGAAGGAGAAAGAGTTGGAGATTGCCAGGTTGAGGGCCCGTCAAGAAAAAGCTAAAGACTACAAAGCAGAGCAG GATGAGCTAAGAGCCCGGAGAAACCAGGACATTACAGACAGAGAGTGGAGGCGAAAAGAGAAGGAGCTGGCTCTAAAGAAAGCACAGGAAGAAGCGATGTTGAGGGAGGCTCGCTTAGAGCAGGTGAAATGCAAAGAACATTTCCTTTCCATCGAGGCTGGCCGGGAGAAGGCCGAGTTTGAAAGAGTGCTGAG AGCACAACAGGAGGGAATCAgcaaacagatggaggaagaggagaggcagcGTCAGAAAGCGTTGCGTCATTCCGAGGCAATCCGCCAGCAGGTGAAGGAACGTGAGCTTTCAGCCATCACTCGGCGCAGGGAGACCTTCAATGAGGCAGATCGGCTGGTCGAAGAAGCGCGGCAGAGACGTCAGCGCCTCGACGAAATcaaagagaagaagctgaaggagctgaa GGCTACAGGACTTGCTGAAAAATACTGCAGTGAAGTGGAAAGGAAGGCGAGGGTCTGCGTTAAGTCCGTCTGA